The Prochlorococcus marinus str. MIT 9301 genome window below encodes:
- a CDS encoding DUF938 domain-containing protein, with product MDNRLFFPATQRNRDCIGDVLSKIIKKGSVLEIGSGSGEHGVFFQKRFPAIIWQTSDPDLVHRKSISSWIKYEDLTEKMPQPLEIDVEKIPWKIPLELANSLHGIVSINMIHVAEWSCTVALFRESGKLLNKGQFLILYGPFKICNKHTSESDYFFDNSLKMQNDLWGIKNLEEVCDESKKNGFFQEDIINMPANNFSVIYRKVS from the coding sequence TTGGATAATAGACTTTTTTTTCCAGCTACTCAAAGAAATAGAGACTGCATTGGTGATGTACTATCCAAAATTATTAAAAAAGGTTCAGTATTGGAAATCGGGAGTGGCAGCGGTGAACATGGAGTGTTTTTTCAAAAACGCTTTCCTGCAATAATCTGGCAAACAAGTGATCCAGATTTAGTGCATAGAAAAAGTATAAGTTCTTGGATTAAGTATGAAGACTTAACTGAGAAAATGCCCCAGCCTCTTGAGATTGATGTAGAAAAAATTCCTTGGAAAATTCCATTGGAATTAGCTAATTCTTTGCATGGAATAGTCTCTATAAATATGATTCATGTTGCAGAATGGTCTTGTACTGTAGCACTCTTTAGAGAGTCAGGAAAATTACTCAATAAGGGACAATTTTTGATTTTGTATGGGCCATTTAAAATTTGTAATAAGCACACAAGTGAAAGTGATTATTTTTTCGATAATTCATTAAAAATGCAAAATGATCTTTGGGGTATTAAAAATCTTGAGGAAGTTTGTGATGAGAGTAAGAAAAATGGTTTTTTTCAAGAGGATATTATTAATATGCCTGCAAATAATTTTTCAGTAATTTACAGAAAAGTTTCTTGA
- a CDS encoding high light inducible protein produces the protein MKNNEPKIVEKEKIVAEKLNGRFAMLGFVALVGAYLTTGQIIPGFI, from the coding sequence ATGAAAAATAACGAGCCAAAAATAGTAGAAAAAGAGAAAATCGTTGCTGAAAAACTTAACGGTAGATTCGCAATGTTAGGTTTTGTCGCTTTAGTTGGAGCATATTTAACTACAGGTCAAATCATCCCAGGTTTTATCTAA
- a CDS encoding high light inducible protein: MTPEAERFNGWAAMLGFVAAVGAYVTTGQIIPGWF; the protein is encoded by the coding sequence ATGACTCCAGAAGCAGAACGTTTTAACGGTTGGGCAGCAATGTTAGGGTTTGTTGCAGCAGTCGGTGCCTATGTCACAACAGGCCAGATAATTCCAGGCTGGTTCTAA
- a CDS encoding high light inducible protein — translation MTKSGVTTESGGRQNMFPSETRPYIDETVSYDGYPQNAEKVNGRWAMVGFVALLGAYITTGQIIPGIF, via the coding sequence ATGACAAAATCAGGAGTTACTACAGAATCAGGTGGAAGACAGAATATGTTCCCATCAGAAACAAGGCCTTATATTGATGAAACTGTATCTTACGATGGATATCCTCAAAATGCAGAAAAAGTAAATGGTAGATGGGCTATGGTTGGCTTCGTTGCACTATTAGGTGCTTATATAACAACAGGACAGATCATTCCAGGAATTTTTTAG